Proteins encoded together in one Monomorium pharaonis isolate MP-MQ-018 chromosome 8, ASM1337386v2, whole genome shotgun sequence window:
- the LOC105835085 gene encoding SLIT-ROBO Rho GTPase-activating protein 1 isoform X4 encodes MDEEEIDGVKSPIKRLGSTRKLLVFNNIRLQLNEQLRCLDVRMEAQVALVAELQDFFRKRAELELDYSKSLDKMARSIQLRHKEQKQKREQWPLFSSYACWQQLVNETKSLSRDHAALSEVYSTHLVGRLNQVMEDVQRIYKRCREIGYETHEEILRVLHELHTTMKTYHAYQAESRQAETKLRVAEQQRNKLEVANADSREKLARSKKYKLIEKEVNKRKSKYQEAKLKALKARNEYILCLEASNTTIHKYFVDDLSDLIDCMDFGFHNCIARALLMHCSAEEGRQRSLQSGAEQLAACVGALDSRADKQRFLESHHAAFMIPKKFEFQGQRGDETPEPELQKMLHSEMEQRLQQLQQRVTSLRTESEEVWKTLETAEASLLEMLTAKDYDCSRYFGENAVSTSRPPETLQIKLRADRQETEEFYLTKFREYLLGTSRIARLDAKQEYIRQSLLDGSNASPNPSISASKQKQARRKRIGRLQMNGQPKLFGGSLEEYLESTNQEIPLIMKSCIRVINLYGLHHQGIFRVSGSQVEINNFREWFERGEDPLADVTDASDINSVAGVLKLYLRELREPLFPIIYFEHLMELAQLESKQDFVNKMKEMIASLPRPVVIVMRYLFAFLNHLSEFSDENMMDPYNLAICFGPTLVPVPEDKDQVQYQNQVNELIKNIITFCEEIFPEDIGGTQYEKYISREPDDVDVGDSPTDQVQEDMDSEVYPSEDESENLEATAQFDFNARSERELSFKKGDTLTLYTQVSNDWWRGALAGREGLIPDKYIMLKIKDEEREKDLLKSSSEESMRRRASSSADSVLSSNNSPLMGPSANPSTWSSGAASDMSSATTNMITDNSNASGIIAPVVTNVPCISSSAQPIISREADSVTLSRSARASTPTENEKHLEQHWNNADEVLQIGLENNVDCIDGGNANSVQQQHQQRGGDSSEEIANGKDLGSNVLATMSLDGIVTKRGGTGRKQHHWKSQSVGESVLTQQHQQLQLLSHANSLPTSATTIATIAAVATATTTTTTTTTIVTPDTDESHQEQTNFSANRELWQRRATSQTTQSTPRSSSYSRTSQEFREMRQKHTPDLVMDLPLSAQDPIGKKSASSSSLSSSDEETTMPSSLLVPQQQQQQQQQQQQQPSRAEAATSPTGGPESPDMSTAAERFAKQNQCTLKKNTKTANLENAAGSNKLKRIETATEHADGTGVVVVVDAENDEIVRSASSNQIAIDSVGGGGGGGGMPLRSPVPPRSTPKIVAKFADMHLTGGSQVVSSFKPQVKVKPTILRKPVLPFPHPHMSPELARKIEKQAQSAEQAN; translated from the exons ATATACGGCTACAGCTGAACGAGCAGCTGCGATGTCTCGACGTCAGAATGGAGGCGCAAGTCGCCCTCGTGGCCGAGCTCCAGGATTTCTTTCGCAAAAGGGCAGAATTGGAACTAGACTACAGCAAATCCCTCGACAAGATGGCCAGGAGCATACAGTTGAGACATAAGGAGCAGAAACAAAA GCGGGAACAATGGCCCCTGTTCTCCAGCTACGCCTGCTGGCAGCAGCTCGTAAACGAGACCAAGTCTCTCAGCAGGGACCATGCCGCCCTATCTGAGGTCTATAGCACCCACCTCGTGGGCCGTCTCAATCAGGTGATGGAGGACGTGCAGCGAATTTACAAGCGT TGTCGCGAGATTGGCTATGAGACGCACGAAGAGATACTGCGAGTGCTGCACGAGTTGCATACGACGATGAAGACTTACCATGCCTATCAGGCCGAGTCCAGGCAAGCGGAGACGAAGCTCCGCGTCGCCGAGCAGCAACGCAATAAACTCGAGGTGGCGAACGCGGACAGTCGTGAGAAGCTCGCGCGCAGTAAAAAGTACAAGCTCATCGAGAAGGAAGTCAACAAG aGGAAGAGCAAGTACCAGGAGGCAAAACTGAAGGCACTCAAAGCGCGAAACGAGTACATTCTATGCTTGGAGGCTTCGAACACGACGATACACAAGTATTTCGTCGATGACCTGTCTGATCTCATTGAC TGCATGGACTTTGGATTCCACAATTGTATAGCAAGGGCATTGCTAATGCACTGTAGCGCGGAAGAGGGTAGGCAGCGTTCCTTGCAATCTGGCGCCGAACAATTAGCTGCGTGCGTCGGTGCACTCGACTCCCGAGCGGATAAGCAAAGATTCCTGGAGTCTCATCATGCAGCCTTTATGATTCCTAAGAAGTTTGAGTTCCAAGGACAGCGTGGAGATGag ACGCCCGAGCCCGAACTGCAAAAGATGCTGCACTCGGAGATGGAGCAACGATTGCAGCAGTTACAGCAAAGGGTGACGTCGTTACGAACCGAGTCAGAAGAGGTGTGGAAGACACTGGAGACAGCAGAGGCGAGCTTGCTCGAGATGCTGACCGCCAAGGATTACGATTGTTCGAGATACTTCGGCGAGAACGCTGTATCTACGTCCAGGCCACCAGAGACGTTACAGATCAAGTTGCGAGCTGACAGACAGGAAACTGAAGAATTCTACCTCACA AAATTCAGGGAATACCTTCTTGGTACGTCGAGAATAGCCAGGTTAGACGCGAAACAGGAGTACATCCGGCAGAGCTTGCTGGATGGTTCGAACGCCAGCCCGAATCCGTCGATTTCTGCGTCGAAGCAGAAACAGGCGCGTCGCAAACGGATCGGTCGCCTGCAGATGAACGGCCAACCGAAGTTATTTGGCGGCTCGCTCGAGGAATATCTAGAGAGCACAAATCAGGAGATACCGCTGATCATGAAGAGCTGTATCCGCGTGATCAATCTATACGGCTTGCATCATCAGGGTATCTTCCGCGTGTCGGGCTCGCAGGTGGAGATCAACAACTTCCGCGAGTGGTTCGAGCGTGGCGAGGATCCACTTGCGGATGTTACTGACGCTTCGGACATTAACAGCGTTGCCGGGGTACTGAAACTTTATCTGAGGGAGTTGCGTGAACCTCTCTTTCCCATTATTTACTTCGAGCATCTAATGGAGTTGGCCCAGCTCGAATCGAAGCAAGACTTTGTCAATAAGATGAAGGAGATGATTGCGAGTCTACCACGACCGGTCGTAATCGTCATGCGATATCTTTTCGCTTTTCTCAACCA tCTGTCGGAGTTCTCGGATGAAAACATGATGGATCCATATAACTTGGCTATCTGCTTTGGCCCGACCTTGGTGCCTGTTCCGGAAGACAAGGATCAAGTCCAATATCAGAATCAAGTCAACGAGCTTATCAAAAATATCATCACGTTTTGTGAGGAAATCTTCCCAGAGGACATCGGGGGCACTCAGTACGAGAAATATATCAGCAGAGAACCTGATGACGT GGATGTGGGAGATTCGCCGACGGATCAAGTTCAGGAAGATATGGACTCGGAAGTTTACCCATCTGAAGACG AATCGGAGAATCTTGAAGCTACAGCGCAGTTTGATTTCAACGCGAGGTCTGAAAGAGAACTGAGCTTTAAAAAGGGCGACACATTAACGCTGTACACGCAGGTCAGCAACGATTGGTGGCGAGGCGCTCTAGCTGGCAGGGAGGGACTGATTCCtgacaaatatattatgcTCAAGATAAA GGATGAGGAGCGTGAGAAGGATCTTTTAAAATCGTCCAGCGAGGAATCTATGCGCAGAAGAGCGTCTAGTTCGGCAGATAGCGTATTATCGAGCAACAATTCGCCATTGATGGGCCCATCAGCGAATCCGAGCACCTGGTCGTCCGGTGCGGCGTCCGACATGTCGTCCGCCACGACAAACATGATAACGGACAATAGTAACGCCAGCGGTATTATCGCGCCCGTTGTGACAAATGTGCCCTGCATTTCGTCGTCGGCGCAGCCGATCATCAGTCGAGAG GCTGATTCGGTGACTTTATCGAGGTCGGCCAGGGCATCCACCCCTACGGAAAACGAGAAGCACTTGGAACAACATTGGAATAACGCAGACGAGGTTCTCCAGATCGGCCTGGAGAACAATGTCGACTGCATCGACGGCGGTAACGCGAACTCTGTACAACAGCAGCATCAACAACGAGGCGGAGACAGCAGCGAGGAGATCGCCAACGGGAAGGATCTGGGGAGCAACGTCCTGGCGACGATGTCGTTGGATGGTATCGTGACGAAACGCGGTGGCACCGGTCGGAAGCAGCATCATTGGAAGTCGCAGAGCGTTGGCGAGAGCGTACTGACGCAGCAGCATCAACAGCTGCAATTGTTGTCGCATGCAAATTCTTTGCCGACCTCGGCGACGACAATTGCTACGATAGCGGCggtggcgacggcgacgacgacgacaacaacGACAACAACTATCGTAACGCCAGATACCGATGAGTCGCACCAAGAGCAGACGAATTTTTCGGCGAACCGCGAGCTTTGGCAGCGTCGCGCCACCTCGCAGACGACGCAGTCGACCCCGAGGTCGTCGTCCTATTCCCGCACGTCGCAGGAGTTTCGCGAGATGCGACAGAAGCACACGCCCGACTTGGTAATGGACCTGCCGCTGTCAGCGCAGGATCCGATTGGCAAAAAATCCGCGTCGTCCAGCAGCCTGAGCAGTTCGGACGAGGAAACAACGATGCCGTCGTCCCTGCTGGTgccgcagcagcagcagcagcagcagcagcagcagcagcagcaacccTCGCGAGCGGAAGCGGCCACATCGCCGACCGGTGGTCCGGAGTCACCAGACATGAGCACCGCCGCCGAGCGCTTTGCCAAGCAGAACCAGTGCACCCtgaaaaaaaacacaaagaccGCGAATTTGGAGAATGCCGCCGGTAGCAACAAGCTAAAGCGGATTGAAACAGCGACGGAGCACGCTGATGGAACGggtgtcgtcgtcgtcgtcgacgcgGAGAACGACGAGATCGTCCGGTCGGCCAGTTCGAATCAAATCGCCATCGATAGCGT cggcggcggcggcggcggcggagggATGCCGCTCAGATCACCCGTGCCGCCGCGCTCCACCCCCAAGATCGTTGCCAAGTTCGCCGACATGCATTTGACTGGCGGCAGCCAGGTGGTTTCGTCGTTCAAACCGCAGGTCAAGGTCAAGCCGACGATCCTGCGCAAACCAGTGCTGCCGTTCCCGCATCCGCACATGAGCCCCGAGCTCGCGCGCAAGATCGAGAAGCAAGCGCAAAGCGCGGAGCAGGCCAACTAA
- the LOC105835085 gene encoding SLIT-ROBO Rho GTPase-activating protein 1 isoform X1 — MDEEEIDGVKSPIKRLGSTRKLLVFNNIRLQLNEQLRCLDVRMEAQVALVAELQDFFRKRAELELDYSKSLDKMARSIQLRHKEQKQKREQWPLFSSYACWQQLVNETKSLSRDHAALSEVYSTHLVGRLNQVMEDVQRIYKRCREIGYETHEEILRVLHELHTTMKTYHAYQAESRQAETKLRVAEQQRNKLEVANADSREKLARSKKYKLIEKEVNKRKSKYQEAKLKALKARNEYILCLEASNTTIHKYFVDDLSDLIDCMDFGFHNCIARALLMHCSAEEGRQRSLQSGAEQLAACVGALDSRADKQRFLESHHAAFMIPKKFEFQGQRGDETPEPELQKMLHSEMEQRLQQLQQRVTSLRTESEEVWKTLETAEASLLEMLTAKDYDCSRYFGENAVSTSRPPETLQIKLRADRQETEEFYLTKFREYLLGTSRIARLDAKQEYIRQSLLDGSNASPNPSISASKQKQARRKRIGRLQMNGQPKLFGGSLEEYLESTNQEIPLIMKSCIRVINLYGLHHQGIFRVSGSQVEINNFREWFERGEDPLADVTDASDINSVAGVLKLYLRELREPLFPIIYFEHLMELAQLESKQDFVNKMKEMIASLPRPVVIVMRYLFAFLNHLSEFSDENMMDPYNLAICFGPTLVPVPEDKDQVQYQNQVNELIKNIITFCEEIFPEDIGGTQYEKYISREPDDVDVGDSPTDQVQEDMDSEVYPSEDESENLEATAQFDFNARSERELSFKKGDTLTLYTQVSNDWWRGALAGREGLIPDKYIMLKIKDEEREKDLLKSSSEESMRRRASSSADSVLSSNNSPLMGPSANPSTWSSGAASDMSSATTNMITDNSNASGIIAPVVTNVPCISSSAQPIISREADSVTLSRSARASTPTENEKHLEQHWNNADEVLQIGLENNVDCIDGGNANSVQQQHQQRGGDSSEEIANGKDLGSNVLATMSLDGIVTKRGGTGRKQHHWKSQSVGESVLTQQHQQLQLLSHANSLPTSATTIATIAAVATATTTTTTTTTIVTPDTDESHQEQTNFSANRELWQRRATSQTTQSTPRSSSYSRTSQEFREMRQKHTPDLVMDLPLSAQDPIGKKSASSSSLSSSDEETTMPSSLLVPQQQQQQQQQQQQQPSRAEAATSPTGGPESPDMSTAAERFAKQNQCTLKKNTKTANLENAAGSNKLKRIETATEHADGTGVVVVVDAENDEIVRSASSNQIAIDSVGGSGGGGGGGGGGGGGGGMPLRSPVPPRSTPKIVAKFADMHLTGGSQVVSSFKPQVKVKPTILRKPVLPFPHPHMSPELARKIEKQAQSAEQAN; from the exons ATATACGGCTACAGCTGAACGAGCAGCTGCGATGTCTCGACGTCAGAATGGAGGCGCAAGTCGCCCTCGTGGCCGAGCTCCAGGATTTCTTTCGCAAAAGGGCAGAATTGGAACTAGACTACAGCAAATCCCTCGACAAGATGGCCAGGAGCATACAGTTGAGACATAAGGAGCAGAAACAAAA GCGGGAACAATGGCCCCTGTTCTCCAGCTACGCCTGCTGGCAGCAGCTCGTAAACGAGACCAAGTCTCTCAGCAGGGACCATGCCGCCCTATCTGAGGTCTATAGCACCCACCTCGTGGGCCGTCTCAATCAGGTGATGGAGGACGTGCAGCGAATTTACAAGCGT TGTCGCGAGATTGGCTATGAGACGCACGAAGAGATACTGCGAGTGCTGCACGAGTTGCATACGACGATGAAGACTTACCATGCCTATCAGGCCGAGTCCAGGCAAGCGGAGACGAAGCTCCGCGTCGCCGAGCAGCAACGCAATAAACTCGAGGTGGCGAACGCGGACAGTCGTGAGAAGCTCGCGCGCAGTAAAAAGTACAAGCTCATCGAGAAGGAAGTCAACAAG aGGAAGAGCAAGTACCAGGAGGCAAAACTGAAGGCACTCAAAGCGCGAAACGAGTACATTCTATGCTTGGAGGCTTCGAACACGACGATACACAAGTATTTCGTCGATGACCTGTCTGATCTCATTGAC TGCATGGACTTTGGATTCCACAATTGTATAGCAAGGGCATTGCTAATGCACTGTAGCGCGGAAGAGGGTAGGCAGCGTTCCTTGCAATCTGGCGCCGAACAATTAGCTGCGTGCGTCGGTGCACTCGACTCCCGAGCGGATAAGCAAAGATTCCTGGAGTCTCATCATGCAGCCTTTATGATTCCTAAGAAGTTTGAGTTCCAAGGACAGCGTGGAGATGag ACGCCCGAGCCCGAACTGCAAAAGATGCTGCACTCGGAGATGGAGCAACGATTGCAGCAGTTACAGCAAAGGGTGACGTCGTTACGAACCGAGTCAGAAGAGGTGTGGAAGACACTGGAGACAGCAGAGGCGAGCTTGCTCGAGATGCTGACCGCCAAGGATTACGATTGTTCGAGATACTTCGGCGAGAACGCTGTATCTACGTCCAGGCCACCAGAGACGTTACAGATCAAGTTGCGAGCTGACAGACAGGAAACTGAAGAATTCTACCTCACA AAATTCAGGGAATACCTTCTTGGTACGTCGAGAATAGCCAGGTTAGACGCGAAACAGGAGTACATCCGGCAGAGCTTGCTGGATGGTTCGAACGCCAGCCCGAATCCGTCGATTTCTGCGTCGAAGCAGAAACAGGCGCGTCGCAAACGGATCGGTCGCCTGCAGATGAACGGCCAACCGAAGTTATTTGGCGGCTCGCTCGAGGAATATCTAGAGAGCACAAATCAGGAGATACCGCTGATCATGAAGAGCTGTATCCGCGTGATCAATCTATACGGCTTGCATCATCAGGGTATCTTCCGCGTGTCGGGCTCGCAGGTGGAGATCAACAACTTCCGCGAGTGGTTCGAGCGTGGCGAGGATCCACTTGCGGATGTTACTGACGCTTCGGACATTAACAGCGTTGCCGGGGTACTGAAACTTTATCTGAGGGAGTTGCGTGAACCTCTCTTTCCCATTATTTACTTCGAGCATCTAATGGAGTTGGCCCAGCTCGAATCGAAGCAAGACTTTGTCAATAAGATGAAGGAGATGATTGCGAGTCTACCACGACCGGTCGTAATCGTCATGCGATATCTTTTCGCTTTTCTCAACCA tCTGTCGGAGTTCTCGGATGAAAACATGATGGATCCATATAACTTGGCTATCTGCTTTGGCCCGACCTTGGTGCCTGTTCCGGAAGACAAGGATCAAGTCCAATATCAGAATCAAGTCAACGAGCTTATCAAAAATATCATCACGTTTTGTGAGGAAATCTTCCCAGAGGACATCGGGGGCACTCAGTACGAGAAATATATCAGCAGAGAACCTGATGACGT GGATGTGGGAGATTCGCCGACGGATCAAGTTCAGGAAGATATGGACTCGGAAGTTTACCCATCTGAAGACG AATCGGAGAATCTTGAAGCTACAGCGCAGTTTGATTTCAACGCGAGGTCTGAAAGAGAACTGAGCTTTAAAAAGGGCGACACATTAACGCTGTACACGCAGGTCAGCAACGATTGGTGGCGAGGCGCTCTAGCTGGCAGGGAGGGACTGATTCCtgacaaatatattatgcTCAAGATAAA GGATGAGGAGCGTGAGAAGGATCTTTTAAAATCGTCCAGCGAGGAATCTATGCGCAGAAGAGCGTCTAGTTCGGCAGATAGCGTATTATCGAGCAACAATTCGCCATTGATGGGCCCATCAGCGAATCCGAGCACCTGGTCGTCCGGTGCGGCGTCCGACATGTCGTCCGCCACGACAAACATGATAACGGACAATAGTAACGCCAGCGGTATTATCGCGCCCGTTGTGACAAATGTGCCCTGCATTTCGTCGTCGGCGCAGCCGATCATCAGTCGAGAG GCTGATTCGGTGACTTTATCGAGGTCGGCCAGGGCATCCACCCCTACGGAAAACGAGAAGCACTTGGAACAACATTGGAATAACGCAGACGAGGTTCTCCAGATCGGCCTGGAGAACAATGTCGACTGCATCGACGGCGGTAACGCGAACTCTGTACAACAGCAGCATCAACAACGAGGCGGAGACAGCAGCGAGGAGATCGCCAACGGGAAGGATCTGGGGAGCAACGTCCTGGCGACGATGTCGTTGGATGGTATCGTGACGAAACGCGGTGGCACCGGTCGGAAGCAGCATCATTGGAAGTCGCAGAGCGTTGGCGAGAGCGTACTGACGCAGCAGCATCAACAGCTGCAATTGTTGTCGCATGCAAATTCTTTGCCGACCTCGGCGACGACAATTGCTACGATAGCGGCggtggcgacggcgacgacgacgacaacaacGACAACAACTATCGTAACGCCAGATACCGATGAGTCGCACCAAGAGCAGACGAATTTTTCGGCGAACCGCGAGCTTTGGCAGCGTCGCGCCACCTCGCAGACGACGCAGTCGACCCCGAGGTCGTCGTCCTATTCCCGCACGTCGCAGGAGTTTCGCGAGATGCGACAGAAGCACACGCCCGACTTGGTAATGGACCTGCCGCTGTCAGCGCAGGATCCGATTGGCAAAAAATCCGCGTCGTCCAGCAGCCTGAGCAGTTCGGACGAGGAAACAACGATGCCGTCGTCCCTGCTGGTgccgcagcagcagcagcagcagcagcagcagcagcagcagcaacccTCGCGAGCGGAAGCGGCCACATCGCCGACCGGTGGTCCGGAGTCACCAGACATGAGCACCGCCGCCGAGCGCTTTGCCAAGCAGAACCAGTGCACCCtgaaaaaaaacacaaagaccGCGAATTTGGAGAATGCCGCCGGTAGCAACAAGCTAAAGCGGATTGAAACAGCGACGGAGCACGCTGATGGAACGggtgtcgtcgtcgtcgtcgacgcgGAGAACGACGAGATCGTCCGGTCGGCCAGTTCGAATCAAATCGCCATCGATAGCGTCGGCGGTAGCGGAGGaggaggcggcggcggcggcggcggcggcggcggcggagggATGCCGCTCAGATCACCCGTGCCGCCGCGCTCCACCCCCAAGATCGTTGCCAAGTTCGCCGACATGCATTTGACTGGCGGCAGCCAGGTGGTTTCGTCGTTCAAACCGCAGGTCAAGGTCAAGCCGACGATCCTGCGCAAACCAGTGCTGCCGTTCCCGCATCCGCACATGAGCCCCGAGCTCGCGCGCAAGATCGAGAAGCAAGCGCAAAGCGCGGAGCAGGCCAACTAA